The genomic segment CGTGACTTGTGTATTTGCAATTCTCACAGAAGTTAAATTATGGGCATAATCTATACCAGTTATGTCTGACACGCTACCACCATTAATAGTAATAGCTGTAATTGTATCCATTTGGGCTTCAGTAATATCACTAGTACTAGGTTGGCCGATAAGACCGTTTAAATAACTTTTGAATGCTGGGTCTGGTATGTTCACAGTATCATCTGCAGCTTGGACGCTAATATTTCCTTCCGCTGATACAACGAATGGCCCTTGTAAGGCGAAAGGAAATACTAAAAGAATGCATAAACTAACTTTAATTCCTATTCTTTTCATCGTGTTTTTCCCCCTTAAAAGCATAAAGAAACATTAATTTGCTTTATCTACTATTTATTCCTTCTTTAACAGATTCTAAACTAAAGTAATTCTAACTGTTAACAAATTAGGAGAAATAAAAAAACTATCCATGAGCAAAAAGCTCATGGATAGTTTTAGATTAAAATATTTTAGCTAGTTCAACCGCTTCTTTGGCACCAGCAGAAATAATATCTTTTGCTAGGTCTGGTTTTGCGTTATGGCCTTCTACTATAACCATTTCTGGCTCAGAGATTCCGAAGTGAGAAAGGACATTTTTTACATAGTTTACAGACATTTCGAAGCTTTGCATTGGGCCATCTGAGTAAATACCGCCACGTGCATTAAGTAAGGCGATTTTCTTGTCACCAACGAGGCCAACAGGTCCATTTGCAGTATATTTGAATGTTTTTCCAGCTTGATTTAAATAGAATAAGTAAGTTAAAAACTGAGCTGGGATACTGAAATTCCATAGCGGGAAAGCCATGACGATTTTATCAGCTGCTAAAAATTGATCCAGGTAGCTATTCGCAATATCAGCTAAACGTTTTTCTTCGCCACTAAGTGTT from the Listeria seeligeri serovar 1/2b str. SLCC3954 genome contains:
- a CDS encoding FMN-dependent NADH-azoreductase, with product MTNVLFIKANGLPAERSVSVALYEIFLTEYKKSHPEDNVTELDLFEADLPYYDVTMMSGLHKEAAGETLSGEEKRLADIANSYLDQFLAADKIVMAFPLWNFSIPAQFLTYLFYLNQAGKTFKYTANGPVGLVGDKKIALLNARGGIYSDGPMQSFEMSVNYVKNVLSHFGISEPEMVIVEGHNAKPDLAKDIISAGAKEAVELAKIF